In a single window of the Bradyrhizobium erythrophlei genome:
- the pqqA gene encoding pyrroloquinoline quinone precursor peptide PqqA — MAWKTPKIVEVPVGMEINMYACAARK; from the coding sequence ATGGCGTGGAAAACACCGAAAATCGTCGAAGTGCCGGTCGGCATGGAAATCAACATGTATGCGTGCGCCGCCCGCAAGTAA
- the pqqB gene encoding pyrroloquinoline quinone biosynthesis protein PqqB, translating into MLRVVVLGAAAGGGVPQWNCGCRVCRIARTEHPELQSTQASIAISADDEHWFLVNASPDLRQQLIATPQLHPKAGQLRHSPISGVILTNGEVDAVAGLLSMREGSPFTIYAHAKVLSILKTNSIFNVLNEKNVRRAPIEADRAFEPALPDGSPSGIEILPFVVAGKGAWYLEGKAHPGGGDGAGDTLGLRITDKATARYFYFLAACAGVTDDLKTRLAGAPLIFFDGTVWRDDELIQAGLGNKTGQGMGHIAMSGDGGAIESLAGLDIGRKIFLHINNSNPALLRASAERQIAERAGWQIPADGTEITL; encoded by the coding sequence ATGCTTCGCGTCGTCGTCCTGGGCGCCGCGGCAGGTGGTGGGGTTCCGCAATGGAATTGCGGATGCCGGGTTTGCCGGATCGCGCGAACCGAGCATCCCGAACTTCAAAGCACCCAGGCTTCGATTGCGATCAGCGCCGATGACGAGCACTGGTTTCTGGTCAATGCCTCGCCGGATTTGCGTCAGCAACTGATCGCGACACCGCAGCTTCACCCCAAGGCGGGACAGCTTCGTCACAGTCCGATCTCAGGCGTGATCCTGACCAATGGCGAGGTCGATGCGGTCGCAGGCCTTTTATCGATGCGCGAGGGTTCGCCGTTCACGATTTACGCGCACGCAAAAGTGCTTTCGATCCTGAAGACCAACAGCATCTTCAACGTGCTGAACGAAAAGAACGTGCGTCGCGCGCCGATCGAGGCGGACCGGGCATTCGAGCCGGCATTGCCAGACGGTTCGCCGTCCGGCATCGAGATTCTGCCGTTCGTCGTTGCCGGCAAAGGCGCCTGGTATCTGGAAGGCAAGGCTCACCCCGGCGGCGGCGATGGCGCGGGCGACACGCTCGGGCTTCGGATCACCGACAAGGCGACGGCCAGGTATTTCTATTTTCTCGCCGCCTGCGCCGGCGTAACCGACGATCTCAAGACCCGGCTCGCCGGCGCGCCGCTGATCTTCTTCGACGGCACGGTCTGGCGCGATGACGAGTTGATTCAGGCCGGCCTCGGCAACAAGACCGGGCAAGGCATGGGACATATCGCAATGTCAGGGGATGGTGGCGCGATCGAAAGCCTCGCCGGTCTCGATATCGGCCGGAAGATATTTCTGCATATCAACAATTCCAATCCGGCACTGCTGCGCGCGTCCGCCGAGCGCCAGATAGCCGAGCGCGCAGGCTGGCAAATTCCCGCTGATGGAACGGAGATTACGCTTTGA
- the pqqE gene encoding pyrroloquinoline quinone biosynthesis protein PqqE — MSPTLTESVMAASDPSDGLAVLESRGSTAETFGIPLAVLAELTHRCPLQCPYCSNPVELERGGSELSTEEWKKVLTELAEIGVLQIHFSGGEPTARKDLVELVQHASDVGLYSNLITSAVLLTRERLSALADAGLCHVQISFQGNEPVVADRVAGFKHAHQKKIEVAKWTRELDLPLTVNAVMHRQNLFQLPDIIQMAVDLDADRLEVANVQYYGWALKNRAALMPTLEQIEETSRIVEEAEARLKGTLAIDYVVPDYYALRPKKCMGGWGRQFFNISPAGKILPCHAAESITGLEFESVRSNHSIAWIWQNSEAFNRYRGTGWMPEPCKSCEFREVDFGGCRCQAFALTGDAGNTDPACTLSPLHEQIFKQAEAEAAADNNRFIYRNFAGGTPETGGDHGA, encoded by the coding sequence ATGAGCCCCACGCTTACCGAATCCGTCATGGCGGCCAGCGATCCCTCCGACGGGCTCGCGGTGCTGGAGAGCCGCGGCTCGACCGCCGAGACCTTCGGCATTCCGCTCGCAGTGCTCGCCGAACTGACCCACCGTTGTCCGCTGCAGTGCCCCTATTGCTCCAATCCGGTTGAGCTGGAGCGCGGCGGCAGCGAGCTTTCGACCGAAGAGTGGAAGAAGGTCCTCACTGAACTCGCCGAGATCGGCGTGCTGCAGATCCATTTTTCCGGCGGCGAGCCGACCGCGCGCAAGGATCTGGTCGAGCTTGTGCAGCACGCCAGCGATGTCGGGCTGTACTCCAATCTCATTACTTCTGCAGTGCTGCTGACCAGGGAGAGACTTTCTGCGCTGGCCGATGCCGGGCTGTGCCATGTGCAGATCAGTTTTCAGGGCAACGAGCCCGTCGTCGCGGACCGGGTCGCCGGCTTCAAGCACGCGCATCAAAAGAAAATCGAAGTCGCGAAGTGGACCCGCGAACTGGATTTGCCGCTGACGGTCAACGCGGTGATGCATCGCCAGAACCTGTTCCAGTTGCCGGACATTATCCAGATGGCGGTCGATCTCGACGCCGACCGGCTGGAAGTGGCCAATGTGCAGTATTACGGCTGGGCCCTGAAAAACCGCGCGGCGCTGATGCCGACCCTGGAACAGATCGAGGAAACCAGCCGCATCGTCGAGGAAGCCGAAGCGCGGCTGAAAGGCACGCTCGCGATCGACTATGTGGTGCCGGATTATTATGCGCTGCGTCCGAAAAAATGCATGGGCGGCTGGGGCCGGCAGTTCTTCAACATTTCGCCGGCTGGCAAGATCCTGCCCTGCCACGCCGCCGAGTCCATCACCGGGCTCGAATTCGAATCGGTGCGGTCAAATCATTCGATCGCCTGGATCTGGCAGAACTCCGAGGCCTTCAACCGTTATCGCGGTACCGGCTGGATGCCGGAGCCGTGCAAGAGCTGCGAGTTCAGGGAAGTCGATTTCGGCGGCTGCCGCTGCCAGGCCTTCGCGCTGACCGGCGATGCCGGCAATACCGACCCGGCCTGCACGCTGTCGCCGCTGCATGAGCAGATTTTCAAGCAGGCCGAAGCGGAGGCCGCCGCCGACAACAACCGTTTCATCTATCGCAATTTTGCCGGGGGAACGCCCGAGACGGGCGGCGACCATGGCGCCTGA
- a CDS encoding DUF6894 family protein: MPRYFFNTRIGDELISDPEGEELRNPDRAWEVARAMIRELLKTEGAGRGLLNATLEVTDDEGEIVLEFPFAEAILDFSIERATKH, from the coding sequence ATGCCCCGGTATTTTTTCAACACACGGATCGGCGATGAGCTGATCTCCGATCCCGAAGGGGAAGAGCTGCGCAATCCCGATCGCGCCTGGGAAGTTGCGCGGGCCATGATCCGGGAACTGCTGAAGACCGAAGGCGCCGGACGCGGCCTGCTGAACGCGACTCTCGAAGTGACCGATGATGAAGGCGAGATCGTTCTCGAGTTTCCGTTTGCCGAGGCGATTCTCGACTTCTCAATCGAACGCGCGACAAAGCACTGA
- the pip gene encoding prolyl aminopeptidase, which translates to MAPDADAGKSSSRRSDPFAPLTSQLLPVGDGHEIYVESVGRADGIPAIYLHGGPGSGCQPDHRRLFDPERFHAVLFDQRGAGRSRPKGQRNHNTLPHLIADMELIREKFGIERWMIVGGSWGATLALAYAQAHPNRVTAIVLRATFLGTRAELENAFLDALPRFYPDLSDDFLGALPEEERTQPLDSYWRRILDADPAIHGPAARAWHDTERILSEHASGRVRLDPATLNSTGTLPATPFMEAHYFQNDCFMKAGQLLAEAGKLNGIPGLIVQGRYDLLCPPATSYALCAVWPDSDVRLVEGAGHSLYDPGVRDAVMRAIADLASKITT; encoded by the coding sequence ATGGCGCCTGATGCCGACGCGGGAAAATCCTCAAGCCGACGGTCCGATCCGTTCGCGCCGCTGACGTCGCAGCTGCTGCCGGTCGGCGACGGCCACGAGATTTACGTCGAAAGCGTCGGTCGGGCGGACGGTATTCCCGCTATCTATCTGCACGGCGGGCCCGGCAGCGGCTGCCAGCCCGATCACCGCAGGCTGTTCGATCCCGAGCGCTTCCACGCGGTTTTGTTCGATCAGCGCGGCGCTGGGCGAAGCCGCCCGAAAGGCCAGCGCAACCACAATACGCTGCCGCATCTGATCGCGGACATGGAGTTGATCCGCGAGAAATTTGGCATCGAGCGCTGGATGATTGTCGGGGGATCCTGGGGCGCGACGCTGGCGCTGGCCTATGCGCAGGCGCATCCCAATCGGGTCACTGCCATCGTGCTGCGCGCGACTTTCCTTGGCACCCGCGCCGAACTGGAAAACGCATTTCTCGACGCGCTGCCGCGGTTCTATCCCGATCTCAGTGATGATTTTCTCGGGGCGTTGCCGGAAGAAGAACGCACCCAGCCGCTCGATTCCTATTGGCGCCGCATTCTCGATGCCGATCCCGCGATACATGGCCCGGCCGCGCGTGCCTGGCATGACACCGAGCGGATACTGTCCGAGCACGCGTCAGGGCGGGTCCGGCTCGATCCCGCTACGCTGAACTCGACAGGAACACTGCCCGCCACGCCGTTCATGGAAGCGCATTATTTCCAGAACGACTGCTTCATGAAAGCGGGCCAGCTTTTGGCCGAAGCCGGAAAGCTCAATGGGATCCCAGGCCTCATCGTGCAAGGCCGCTACGATTTGCTGTGTCCGCCGGCAACCTCGTACGCGCTTTGCGCGGTTTGGCCCGACTCAGACGTTCGCCTGGTAGAGGGCGCCGGCCATTCGCTGTACGATCCCGGCGTCCGGGATGCCGTGATGAGGGCGATCGCGGATCTAGCCTCGAAAATTACCACATAA
- the pqqC gene encoding pyrroloquinoline-quinone synthase PqqC, whose amino-acid sequence MTLTGMSAFSLGAGAPLQNAEQLEAALRHIGATRYHNLHPFHRLLHGGKLNKGQVQAWALNRYYYQSTIPIKDAVVISRFRDRGTRLEWRHRIEDHDGDLGTEGGIERWLKLTEGLGLDSAYVESAEGILPATRFAVDAYVHFVRDKTPLEAIASSLTELFAPNLHEERISGMLAHYDFVNPDIMSYFSRRMQQAPRDANFALDYVKTHANTPAEREAVCNALLFKTNVLWVQLDALYHAYVDGHVPPGAFVPGEK is encoded by the coding sequence ATGACCCTAACCGGGATGAGCGCCTTTTCGCTGGGTGCGGGCGCGCCGCTGCAAAACGCCGAACAGCTGGAAGCGGCGCTGCGTCACATCGGCGCGACGCGGTATCACAATTTGCATCCGTTTCACCGGCTGCTGCACGGCGGCAAGCTCAACAAGGGCCAGGTGCAGGCCTGGGCGCTGAACCGCTACTATTACCAGAGCACCATTCCGATCAAGGACGCGGTGGTGATCTCGCGCTTTCGCGACCGCGGCACCCGGCTCGAATGGCGACACCGGATCGAGGATCATGACGGCGATCTCGGCACCGAAGGCGGCATCGAACGCTGGCTGAAACTGACGGAAGGGCTCGGATTGGACAGCGCCTACGTGGAATCCGCCGAAGGCATCCTTCCCGCGACACGCTTCGCGGTGGACGCCTATGTGCATTTCGTGCGCGACAAGACGCCGCTCGAGGCCATCGCCTCCTCGCTGACGGAACTGTTCGCGCCGAACCTGCATGAAGAACGCATCTCGGGAATGCTGGCGCACTACGATTTCGTCAACCCCGACATCATGAGCTATTTCAGCCGGCGCATGCAGCAGGCGCCCCGCGACGCCAACTTCGCGCTCGACTACGTCAAGACCCATGCGAATACGCCTGCGGAACGGGAAGCGGTCTGCAATGCGCTGTTGTTCAAGACCAATGTGCTTTGGGTTCAGCTCGACGCGCTGTATCATGCCTATGTCGATGGCCACGTGCCCCCCGGCGCGTTTGTTCCCGGGGAAAAGTAG
- the pqqD gene encoding pyrroloquinoline quinone biosynthesis peptide chaperone PqqD → MAGRNISVSEASRPVLPRHAKLKFDETRQRWVILAPERVLAPDEIAVEVLQLCDGARSVADIIDQLAEKYAAERDAIATDVIAMLQDLADKGFLTEAREKTS, encoded by the coding sequence ATGGCAGGCCGCAATATCAGTGTCAGCGAAGCCAGCCGGCCGGTTTTGCCGCGTCACGCCAAGCTGAAGTTCGACGAGACCCGGCAGCGCTGGGTCATCCTGGCGCCGGAGCGCGTGCTGGCGCCGGATGAGATCGCGGTGGAAGTGCTTCAGCTCTGCGACGGCGCGCGCAGCGTCGCTGATATCATCGACCAGCTTGCCGAAAAATACGCCGCCGAGCGCGACGCGATCGCCACCGACGTCATCGCCATGCTGCAGGACCTTGCCGACAAGGGATTTTTGACCGAAGCGCGCGAGAAGACCTCATGA